A single region of the Saprospiraceae bacterium genome encodes:
- a CDS encoding fibronectin type III domain-containing protein gives MKKYALSFFIFFMLHLAAPAQPFAVDVQLHIHTPISPYLEEWVSGAPSKLRLVLVLRDDDEMAYEARLRFSISGQGISIRTRDDVAPPPLFLDYNLPLVLTGMELLDYFSPEQLQFQGISPATYLQQGGKLPEGVYNICVEVLDYVRFQGAAVSNQACVVVEMAELDPPLIISPAEVVAPQALQNVLFQWVPQHVGAFPVDYRIRLWERREGLSINQILEQTLPLYESQQLGATSLLYGAAAPALSPGQQYLLQVQARDVFDQQHFKNQGFSQVLVFTYGQAVNATTANSCSLAPRAYPPTALQATGFSARWQALDGVDHYALSLAQDSAFLLPLTEYQSISVSDTSYTFQGLAEEAVYFYRVQAIHADCASPFSNAIKVRLGNRCLPLGDHLPDYSCGNTLDNTDFQPGPLVEHLQTGDTIRAHDFQVILQAVVGQGHFSGQGYVQVPYLHQARVNVQFEDIKVDEYCRLVEGKIEVTGAGLALISQDLAASIDSILGALEVLEAGLTEAQAILEDASVFLAGLEDIGAYLANGQSVLDNLLHLEQHFPYLSPAALEAIKAALDCLKRAGSAADFEACKAQTLAAIDQLKAAMITLYEADFRVNFGPLSPQQYGFDSLQYPDHEKLYQQLPIAQTDYWIAWQSIPKQQTAQVKVWAPAQSSFPANILFKDELKQAIPTTASEQAEARVLQLQGKSQEATQTIYALAPYQGSLGHDQFHIAGQLNVITYEPIKLKVVLVPVNGASYPYELASLENQLQQIFGQAIVEVDLALHPGLQVPEFSGSMADVPSGFLANYTDQMQLIRARFKAQHPIAEDTYYLFLVPASDNPAKLGYMPKKKPFGFLYKAALTSEQSYSKTIAHELAHGAYHLDHPFDAFPNQQKGSTNNLMDYALGTHLQQYQWDLIHHPQANWTLFDGDEEGEMQNNTPVEKASITYLIGITDPPISDAYCFLTPSHHLIKFSKEVSKLVYDIADDSPLNPFPRGSLIQFEFDHTTYIGVYGKETKQFLGYCKEERFDELKLDGQVMYSDLKAGDYFLSYDAFQIYTSGTAVAEILEDCKQKRVTWPTHSNFGLFPVPQASYSSLNIPNDATRLDLGTDPSCDLAINGCSPLSIPASAIPLDRECPLAKLIFDVPLQNLEEVQPRDPSNDRVFDFTRSSQGFLTSDEVQDLLDELSTQQVVNGNYALMKIFLTDCTTPEHQLIQAREGDLKHNEWALHLHFLRQGDKTYLIPQIRLGNDLNTIGSPYLLPAKMFTKFNQLWFGKAPTGPVLIGLFKTLSWGMGQVAKLLSNDFQISEKYWKPVLDNGEENPHYDKKYALYFSHFLDIATLQNNSFLILGRNLDSASLDELEQIHFAFFCGMWNQLMTEGANMAQFVGMVVDFMFDETVCAQVLEALDKLKWQDIINGLLPNYVPYLVNPKLQIQNSYIAGQNMMITLIFLIDLADAVTGAGALLTAFKKLKDISSSALIKSMVKVRQKLNLRGLRDPDNPSFFIVCATAIGTGLGSTIDLPFQSPPISQWANAAWHTTLFDLRFPEWMAQCDRSLFRLHQSTGKCHIEPSSINQHLPEDFEFVDDFDLNAANTEALPNDINANELVIVKDKGNSQLWVLTRSFIEMVKALKREFNIPSSLSAKLARLDDAHHLIETPDLRSAIKALEEKQTAFLEDLVKMNTLSSQHNAVDGVVGFFRERVSRVRAWEVAANGNVDAALRRNPDNLSFISRYLDDSQLPSSRVSQDISTAGGYSNWHYNITQPLRFVDNYTPTFTGKIAEVVNPDGSLFGRLFKQNSQSGNLQYTFKWTKPDGNIVTYDDITSGIYDDYIEFDINLTTQLQGKGIGKAIFDSGVDYFQASGQQFRGIRGRWEGNNPNYPNGASSNLTSFWSSVADGLTHSEAAAQTWTGRRAAEKGFSNPRFSVSPTQDLVLVEFLP, from the coding sequence ATGAAAAAATACGCGCTCTCTTTCTTTATCTTTTTTATGCTGCACTTGGCTGCTCCAGCCCAGCCCTTTGCAGTCGATGTCCAATTACACATTCATACACCCATTTCGCCCTATCTGGAGGAGTGGGTCAGCGGGGCGCCGAGTAAGCTTCGACTCGTTCTGGTCCTTCGGGATGACGATGAAATGGCTTATGAGGCTCGCCTCCGCTTTTCCATCAGCGGGCAAGGCATCAGCATCCGCACGCGGGATGATGTCGCTCCGCCCCCCCTTTTCCTGGACTACAACCTTCCCCTGGTTTTGACCGGAATGGAACTGCTCGACTATTTTTCGCCCGAACAACTCCAGTTCCAGGGCATCAGCCCCGCCACCTACCTGCAGCAAGGTGGAAAACTGCCCGAAGGGGTCTACAATATTTGTGTCGAAGTGCTCGACTATGTCCGTTTTCAAGGGGCAGCCGTGTCTAACCAGGCTTGTGTGGTAGTGGAAATGGCGGAATTGGACCCGCCACTGATCATTAGTCCGGCTGAGGTCGTAGCCCCGCAAGCCCTTCAAAATGTCTTATTTCAGTGGGTCCCACAGCACGTCGGGGCTTTTCCGGTAGACTATCGCATTCGACTCTGGGAGAGGCGAGAGGGACTGAGCATCAACCAAATCCTGGAACAAACCTTGCCCCTTTATGAATCCCAGCAACTCGGTGCCACCTCCTTGCTTTACGGTGCCGCTGCGCCTGCCCTTTCTCCCGGTCAGCAATACCTGCTGCAAGTGCAGGCTCGGGATGTATTCGATCAGCAGCACTTTAAAAACCAGGGCTTTAGCCAGGTGCTGGTCTTCACTTATGGTCAGGCAGTCAATGCCACAACAGCCAACTCTTGCTCGCTAGCCCCACGGGCCTATCCCCCGACGGCCTTGCAAGCCACTGGCTTCAGCGCCCGCTGGCAAGCCCTGGATGGTGTCGATCATTATGCCTTGAGCCTGGCCCAGGACAGTGCTTTTCTTCTCCCATTGACGGAATACCAGTCGATTTCAGTATCCGACACCAGCTATACCTTTCAAGGTCTGGCGGAGGAGGCCGTCTATTTCTACCGTGTCCAGGCCATCCATGCCGATTGTGCATCGCCCTTTTCGAATGCCATCAAAGTACGCCTGGGCAATCGCTGCCTCCCCCTGGGCGATCACCTGCCTGACTACAGCTGCGGCAATACACTGGATAACACTGACTTTCAGCCCGGGCCGCTCGTTGAGCACTTACAAACAGGAGACACCATTCGTGCCCATGATTTTCAGGTGATCCTGCAAGCAGTGGTTGGGCAAGGGCATTTCTCTGGTCAAGGTTATGTGCAGGTACCCTATCTGCATCAGGCACGGGTCAATGTCCAATTTGAGGATATTAAAGTAGATGAATACTGTCGATTGGTGGAAGGGAAGATCGAGGTGACCGGAGCGGGGCTGGCGCTCATCAGCCAGGATTTGGCCGCCTCGATCGATAGCATCCTGGGGGCCTTGGAGGTCTTGGAGGCCGGGCTGACTGAGGCCCAGGCCATCTTGGAAGATGCCAGTGTCTTTTTAGCCGGTTTGGAGGACATCGGAGCTTATTTGGCCAATGGCCAAAGTGTGCTGGACAACCTCCTGCACCTGGAGCAGCATTTCCCCTACCTCTCCCCAGCGGCCCTGGAGGCCATCAAAGCCGCCTTGGATTGCCTCAAAAGGGCGGGCAGTGCTGCCGATTTCGAAGCTTGCAAAGCCCAAACACTGGCCGCCATCGATCAGCTCAAAGCCGCCATGATCACCCTTTATGAGGCGGACTTTCGCGTCAATTTTGGGCCCCTCTCGCCTCAGCAATATGGTTTTGACAGCCTGCAATATCCAGACCATGAAAAACTATACCAGCAACTACCCATTGCCCAGACCGACTACTGGATCGCCTGGCAATCTATCCCCAAGCAGCAAACGGCTCAGGTCAAGGTTTGGGCACCTGCTCAGTCCTCCTTTCCCGCCAACATCCTGTTCAAGGATGAATTAAAGCAAGCTATTCCGACCACGGCTAGTGAGCAAGCCGAAGCTCGGGTGCTCCAACTTCAGGGCAAAAGCCAGGAAGCAACCCAAACCATCTATGCCCTGGCACCCTATCAAGGTAGCCTCGGCCATGACCAATTCCATATTGCCGGACAGCTAAATGTGATCACCTACGAACCCATCAAGCTGAAGGTCGTCTTAGTCCCCGTCAACGGGGCGAGTTATCCCTATGAATTGGCATCCTTAGAAAATCAGCTGCAGCAAATCTTCGGTCAAGCCATTGTTGAGGTGGACCTAGCCCTTCACCCGGGCCTCCAGGTCCCCGAGTTTAGTGGCAGCATGGCCGATGTTCCCTCCGGTTTTTTGGCCAACTACACCGACCAAATGCAGTTGATCCGAGCGCGCTTCAAAGCCCAGCATCCCATCGCCGAAGACACCTACTACCTCTTCCTCGTCCCGGCTTCCGACAACCCGGCCAAACTGGGCTATATGCCCAAGAAAAAACCATTCGGTTTCCTCTACAAAGCCGCCTTGACCAGCGAGCAAAGTTACAGCAAAACCATCGCCCATGAGCTGGCCCACGGCGCCTATCACCTCGACCACCCCTTCGACGCCTTCCCCAACCAACAAAAAGGTAGCACCAACAACCTCATGGACTATGCACTAGGTACCCACCTCCAACAATACCAATGGGACCTCATCCACCACCCTCAAGCCAACTGGACTTTGTTTGATGGGGATGAGGAGGGGGAGATGCAGAACAATACGCCGGTTGAAAAAGCAAGCATAACTTATCTAATTGGCATAACTGACCCTCCAATTAGCGATGCCTATTGTTTCCTTACACCATCCCATCATTTGATTAAATTCAGCAAAGAGGTAAGCAAGCTGGTCTATGATATCGCCGATGATTCTCCATTGAATCCTTTTCCACGAGGTTCTCTCATTCAGTTTGAATTTGATCATACAACCTACATTGGTGTTTATGGTAAGGAAACCAAACAATTTCTGGGCTATTGTAAGGAGGAGCGCTTCGACGAATTAAAATTAGATGGTCAGGTCATGTATTCCGATTTAAAAGCGGGGGATTATTTTCTTAGTTATGATGCCTTTCAAATTTACACCAGTGGCACTGCTGTAGCTGAAATTTTAGAGGATTGTAAACAAAAGAGAGTCACTTGGCCAACCCATTCGAATTTCGGGCTTTTTCCTGTACCTCAAGCCTCTTATAGTTCCCTAAACATTCCAAACGATGCGACAAGACTGGACCTAGGCACTGACCCAAGTTGTGACCTTGCAATTAATGGTTGTAGCCCATTAAGTATTCCTGCATCAGCCATTCCTTTAGACAGGGAATGCCCATTGGCAAAATTAATCTTTGATGTCCCGCTTCAAAATTTGGAAGAGGTACAACCAAGGGATCCTAGCAATGATCGGGTCTTTGATTTTACAAGAAGCAGCCAAGGTTTTCTGACGTCAGATGAAGTCCAGGATCTTCTTGATGAATTAAGCACGCAGCAAGTTGTCAATGGCAATTATGCCTTAATGAAAATATTTTTAACCGATTGCACTACACCAGAACATCAGCTTATTCAGGCAAGGGAAGGAGATTTAAAACACAACGAATGGGCCCTGCATTTACATTTTTTGAGACAAGGAGATAAAACTTACCTTATTCCGCAGATAAGATTGGGCAACGATTTAAACACCATAGGAAGTCCCTACCTGCTGCCAGCAAAAATGTTTACCAAATTTAATCAACTCTGGTTTGGAAAAGCGCCAACGGGGCCAGTATTAATAGGACTGTTTAAAACGCTCAGTTGGGGGATGGGGCAGGTGGCCAAATTGCTATCTAATGACTTTCAAATTAGTGAAAAATATTGGAAACCCGTTTTAGACAATGGCGAAGAAAACCCCCATTACGATAAGAAATACGCCCTTTATTTCAGTCATTTTTTGGATATCGCTACGCTTCAAAACAATTCATTCCTGATTTTGGGACGAAATCTGGATTCAGCATCTTTAGATGAATTGGAACAGATTCATTTCGCCTTTTTTTGTGGGATGTGGAATCAATTAATGACAGAAGGCGCCAATATGGCTCAATTTGTCGGTATGGTCGTTGATTTCATGTTTGATGAAACGGTTTGTGCACAGGTTTTAGAAGCCCTTGACAAATTAAAGTGGCAAGATATTATTAATGGGCTACTTCCAAATTATGTACCTTATCTAGTTAACCCCAAGCTTCAAATCCAAAATAGTTATATCGCTGGGCAAAATATGATGATTACACTTATCTTTTTGATAGATCTAGCGGATGCAGTCACCGGAGCAGGGGCATTGCTGACAGCCTTCAAAAAATTAAAAGATATCAGTTCCAGTGCCTTGATAAAAAGCATGGTCAAGGTCCGTCAGAAACTAAACCTTAGAGGGTTGCGCGATCCTGATAATCCCAGTTTTTTCATCGTTTGCGCAACGGCCATAGGCACCGGATTAGGCAGCACCATTGACCTGCCTTTCCAATCGCCTCCAATCTCACAATGGGCCAATGCCGCCTGGCATACGACGCTTTTCGATCTTCGCTTCCCTGAATGGATGGCCCAATGTGACCGCAGTCTTTTCCGGCTCCATCAAAGTACGGGGAAATGTCATATTGAGCCATCCAGTATCAACCAGCACTTGCCCGAAGATTTCGAATTCGTCGATGATTTTGACCTGAATGCGGCTAACACCGAGGCTTTGCCTAATGATATTAATGCGAATGAGCTGGTCATCGTTAAAGACAAGGGAAATAGTCAATTGTGGGTCCTCACCCGTTCCTTCATCGAAATGGTGAAGGCGCTCAAGCGGGAATTCAATATCCCTTCTTCTCTATCTGCCAAGTTAGCCCGTCTAGACGATGCCCACCACTTAATCGAAACGCCTGATTTAAGATCAGCCATAAAAGCACTGGAAGAAAAGCAAACTGCTTTCTTGGAAGATTTGGTAAAAATGAATACTTTGTCTTCACAGCATAATGCTGTTGACGGGGTGGTTGGCTTTTTTCGGGAAAGGGTGAGCAGGGTGAGGGCGTGGGAGGTGGCGGCAAATGGAAACGTTGATGCAGCACTTCGACGTAATCCTGATAACCTTTCTTTCATTAGTCGATATCTAGACGATTCGCAACTTCCAAGCAGTCGTGTTTCACAAGATATTTCGACTGCAGGAGGATACAGTAATTGGCATTATAATATTACACAACCATTAAGGTTTGTTGATAATTATACTCCGACGTTTACGGGGAAGATTGCAGAGGTTGTAAATCCCGATGGCAGTTTATTCGGTAGATTATTTAAGCAAAATAGCCAAAGCGGTAATCTACAATACACTTTTAAGTGGACTAAACCAGATGGTAATATTGTAACATATGATGATATTACATCTGGTATTTACGACGATTATATTGAATTTGATATCAATTTAACCACTCAGCTTCAAGGTAAAGGTATTGGTAAAGCAATTTTTGATAGTGGAGTAGATTATTTTCAGGCCAGTGGTCAACAATTTAGGGGGATCAGGGGAAGATGGGAAGGCAATAATCCAAATTACCCAAATGGTGCTTCAAGTAATTTAACTTCCTTTTGGAGCAGCGTAGCGGATGGATTAACTCATTCGGAAGCCGCAGCCCAAACTTGGACAGGTAGACGGGCGGCGGAAAAAGGGTTTTCAAATCCAAGGTTTTCAGTTTCTCCTACCCAAGACTTAGTTTTGGTAGAGTTTTTACCATAA
- a CDS encoding cation-translocating P-type ATPase, translating to MQNEKQQTSLFSDIQGLSSAEVLASAKQHGYNTMESKKEGGFWQVLKNVVLEPMFLLLFLAASIYFILGEYSDGLLMMAAIAFVTAISLYQETRSKNALQALKKLTQPNGKVIRNGNIVELPTVQMVMGDFMLVEEGNVVPSDGLIVQSNDFSINEAILTGESFSVSKNKEEGNNTIYYGTLVTSGSAIAKVNAIGSQTELGKIGKSLENVKTSKTPLQLQINAFVTKMAGVGVVAFLFVWGYNYVQSGNVLEGLLNGLTLAMSVLPEEIPVAFATFMALGAWKLIKNGVLAKAPQTVESLGSATVICIDKTGTITENKMRLAKAYCWAENETYRLDACQSPACQRIVEYAMWSSEVQPFDPMEVAIHEAYRITIANDQRADFGMIHEYPLSGSPPMMTHLHENEAGQRIIAAKGGWETIIGHCGLQASEKQRIGEEARSLAMEGYRVLGVSSAAFAGDEFPADQTAFAWHFEGLIAMEDPPKQNISSVFQRFYQAGIQIKIITGDYLETAMAIARKTNFSGLEKHLTGEAVMKMNETTLREEVKQVNLFARMFPAAKLRVIEALKANGEVVAMTGDGVNDAPALKAAHIGVAMGKKGTETAKRAASMVIIDDNLDKIADAIFLGRRIYTNLKKAVQYIISIHIPIILTVSLPLLFGWEYANIFSPIHVIFFELIMGPTCSIIFENEPMEPRLLTEKPLHQGNSFFSFNELTISILQGLAITAGVLFMYKISMDSGYEKAQVRTVAFTTILLSNIFLTLVNRSFYYAVFQTLRYPNKLVPLIIAITLGILAAALFIPGMQSLFALQAIGIPLFWKIIGVSFISVFWVEIYKWNKRRRVNP from the coding sequence ATGCAAAATGAAAAGCAACAGACCAGCCTTTTTTCCGACATCCAAGGACTCTCAAGTGCCGAAGTGTTGGCCTCCGCCAAGCAGCATGGCTATAATACTATGGAAAGCAAAAAAGAAGGAGGGTTTTGGCAGGTGTTGAAAAATGTTGTGTTGGAACCTATGTTTCTATTGTTATTTCTTGCCGCCAGTATTTATTTCATATTGGGGGAATATTCGGATGGTTTGTTGATGATGGCAGCTATTGCCTTTGTTACAGCGATCTCTTTATACCAGGAAACCCGAAGTAAAAATGCTCTTCAGGCCTTAAAAAAACTCACTCAACCCAATGGTAAGGTTATTCGCAATGGCAACATCGTTGAGCTTCCAACCGTGCAAATGGTGATGGGGGATTTCATGTTGGTAGAGGAAGGCAATGTAGTTCCTTCCGACGGTCTCATCGTGCAATCCAATGATTTTAGCATCAACGAAGCTATCCTAACGGGAGAATCTTTTTCGGTGAGTAAAAACAAGGAAGAGGGAAATAATACTATTTATTATGGAACCTTGGTTACATCTGGTTCGGCCATCGCCAAGGTGAATGCCATTGGGAGCCAAACCGAGTTGGGCAAAATTGGCAAATCGCTTGAGAATGTAAAAACTTCCAAAACGCCTTTACAGCTGCAGATCAATGCTTTTGTGACGAAGATGGCAGGCGTTGGGGTGGTAGCCTTTCTGTTCGTTTGGGGGTATAATTATGTTCAATCCGGTAACGTGCTGGAAGGCCTCTTGAACGGGCTAACCCTCGCTATGTCGGTACTGCCAGAGGAAATCCCGGTTGCCTTTGCCACTTTCATGGCCTTGGGCGCCTGGAAGCTGATCAAGAATGGCGTCTTGGCCAAAGCGCCTCAAACCGTGGAGAGCCTTGGTTCAGCAACGGTTATTTGTATTGATAAAACAGGGACTATCACGGAGAATAAAATGAGGCTGGCTAAGGCCTACTGTTGGGCTGAGAATGAAACATACAGGCTTGATGCCTGTCAGTCCCCTGCCTGCCAACGCATCGTCGAATACGCCATGTGGTCGAGCGAGGTGCAGCCATTCGATCCGATGGAAGTAGCCATCCATGAGGCTTATCGTATCACGATTGCCAACGATCAGCGAGCAGATTTTGGAATGATTCATGAATACCCGCTGAGTGGCAGCCCGCCGATGATGACTCACTTGCACGAAAATGAGGCGGGACAAAGGATCATAGCGGCAAAAGGTGGCTGGGAGACCATCATCGGCCATTGTGGCCTGCAAGCATCTGAAAAACAAAGGATAGGGGAGGAGGCCCGATCCCTGGCAATGGAAGGCTATCGGGTCTTAGGGGTATCGAGCGCCGCATTTGCTGGCGATGAATTTCCTGCTGACCAAACGGCTTTTGCCTGGCATTTTGAGGGACTAATCGCCATGGAAGACCCTCCGAAACAAAATATCTCCAGCGTTTTCCAACGCTTTTACCAAGCAGGCATTCAAATAAAAATCATCACGGGAGACTACCTGGAAACAGCGATGGCTATCGCCAGGAAAACGAATTTTTCAGGCTTAGAAAAACACCTGACGGGGGAAGCTGTGATGAAAATGAACGAAACAACCCTTAGAGAAGAAGTCAAACAAGTCAATCTGTTCGCGCGAATGTTTCCGGCGGCTAAACTCCGGGTGATTGAGGCCCTCAAGGCCAATGGGGAGGTGGTGGCGATGACAGGCGATGGCGTTAATGACGCACCGGCTCTAAAGGCTGCTCATATAGGCGTGGCGATGGGCAAGAAAGGGACGGAAACGGCCAAACGGGCGGCTTCTATGGTCATCATCGACGATAACCTGGATAAAATTGCGGACGCTATTTTCCTGGGCAGACGGATTTATACCAACCTTAAAAAAGCGGTCCAATACATTATTTCTATCCATATACCGATCATCTTGACCGTGAGTTTGCCTTTGCTTTTTGGGTGGGAATACGCTAATATTTTTAGCCCCATTCACGTTATCTTTTTTGAACTCATCATGGGGCCAACCTGCTCTATTATCTTCGAAAATGAGCCAATGGAACCCCGCCTGCTAACGGAGAAACCACTGCATCAAGGGAATAGTTTTTTTTCTTTTAATGAGTTGACAATAAGTATTTTACAGGGACTAGCCATCACGGCCGGCGTGCTATTTATGTACAAAATTTCGATGGATAGTGGATATGAAAAAGCGCAGGTGCGGACCGTTGCCTTTACGACCATCCTCCTGAGCAATATCTTCCTGACCTTAGTAAACCGGTCTTTTTACTATGCTGTTTTTCAAACGCTGCGTTACCCCAATAAACTTGTGCCATTGATTATTGCCATTACCTTGGGCATCTTAGCAGCCGCGTTGTTTATTCCAGGCATGCAATCACTTTTTGCTTTGCAAGCAATTGGTATTCCATTGTTTTGGAAAATAATAGGCGTTTCTTTTATCAGTGTATTTTGGGTCGAAATCTACAAGTGGAATAAGCGGCGAAGGGTTAACCCTTAA